In Syngnathus scovelli strain Florida chromosome 10, RoL_Ssco_1.2, whole genome shotgun sequence, the following are encoded in one genomic region:
- the lingo3a gene encoding leucine-rich repeat and immunoglobulin-like domain-containing nogo receptor-interacting protein 3a, with amino-acid sequence MGVILRQDVSWLLPFFILLVMRHVWPARGQACPQRCECVAKLKTVSCHGKRLSALPDGIPVDTRIVDLSANKLRWVERGDLLSFPNVEKLDLSENMISVLEPNAFSSLQSLQSLSLRGNQLKLIPIGAFSHLSNLTSLDLSGNKLVILLDFTFQDLKNLRNLEVGDNDLVYISNKAFLGLVTLRELTIERCNLTSVSSQSLSYLHNLVTLRLRYLGISTLEDQNFRKLGNLRGLEIDHWPFLEYITPHSLQGLNLSWLSITHTNITSVPTSALRSLSHLTTLNLSFNPISVLESWSLRDLLRLKELHLVNTRMMTVQPYALGGLRQIRLLNLSANNLVTLEEGAFQSVNTLETLRLDGNPLACDCRLLWILQRRKTLNFDNASPVCMTPLEVQGRALAAFSDSALFEHFTCQKPKIRNRKLQQISAREGQVVSFVCRAEGEPTPVIFWISPQRRRITTKSSGRLTVLKEGTLEIRYAQVMDTGTYICIASNAGGNDTYFATLTVSGLPLDAALMANRTYYAGDLNDTNLNDTKVFLKFTLDLKTILISTAMGCIMFLGVVLFCFILLFVWSRGRGQHKNNFSVEYSFRKVDGPATSGGQGGARKFNMKMI; translated from the coding sequence ATGGGGGTCATCCTCAGACAGGATGTGAGTTGGCTCCTGCCATTCTTCATCCTTCTGGTGATGCGCCATGTGTGGCCCGCCCGGGGTCAAGCATGTCCTCAACGCTGCGAATGCGTAGCCAAGCTCAAGACTGTCTCCTGCCACGGTAAGCGACTGTCTGCCCTGCCGGATGGTATCCCGGTGGACACCAGGATCGTGGACCTGAGTGCAAATAAGCTGCGTTGGGTGGAGCGAGGCGACCTGCTGTCCTTTCCCAACGTGGAGAAGCTGGATCTCAGTGAGAATATGATCAGCGTCCTGGAACCGAATGCCTTTTCGAGTCTCCAGAGCTTACAGTCGCTTTCTCTGAGGGGGAACCAACTGAAACTGATCCCCATAGGGGCTTTCTCACACCTTTCAAACCTCACCTCTCTGGACCTAAGTGGGAATAAACTtgtgattcttttggattttaccTTCCAAGATCTAAAGAATCTGAGGAACCTGGAAGTTGGAGATAATGATCTGGTCTATATCTCCAACAAGGCCTTTTTGGGTCTGGTGACACTGAGAGAGTTGACCATCGAGAGGTGCAACTTGACTTCTGTTTCCAGTCAGTCTTTGTCGTACCTTCACAACTTGGTAACCCTGCGGCTCCGCTACCTCGGCATCTCCACCTTAGAGGACCAGAACTTCCGTAAGCTGGGAAACCTGAGGGGCCTGGAGATCGATCACTGGCCCTTTTTAGAGTACATCACCCCCCACAGCCTCCAGGGTCTCAACTTGTCATGGCTGTCCATCACTCACACCAACATCACCTCCGTGCCCACATCGGCCCTGCGAAGTCTCTCCCACCTAACCACCCTCAACCTGTCCTTCAACCCTATTTCGGTTCTGGAGTCCTGGTCGCTTCGAGACCTGCTCCGCTTGAAGGAGCTGCATCTGGTCAACACCAGGATGATGACAGTTCAGCCGTACGCCCTGGGCGGTCTCCGACAAATCCGCCTGCTGAACCTCTCCGCTAACAATTTGGTGACTTTGGAGGAAGGAGCCTTCCAGTCGGTCAACACTCTGGAGACCCTCCGATTGGACGGCAACCCTCTGGCCTGCGACTGCCGCTTGCTTTGGATCCTTCAGCGCAGGAAGACACTGAATTTTGACAACGCCTCCCCGGTGTGCATGACGCCCTTGGAGGTGCAGGGCCGGGCTTTGGCCGCTTTCTCCGACTCTGCTCTCTTTGAGCATTTCACCTGCCAGAAGCCCAAAATCCGAAACAGGAAATTGCAGCAAATCTCCGCTCGCGAGGGGCAGGTGGTGTCCTTCGTTTGCAGGGCGGAGGGCGAGCCCACGCCGGTGATCTTCTGGATATCTCCGCAGCGGCGTCGAATCACTACAAAGAGCAGCGGCCGCTTGACGGTGTTAAAGGAAGGCACCTTGGAAATAAGATACGCCCAGGTGATGGACACCGGAACCTACATCTGCATTGCGAGCAACGCTGGAGGGAACGATACTTACTTTGCCACACTCACAGTCAGCGGACTGCCGCTCGATGCCGCCCTCATGGCTAACCGCACCTACTACGCCGGGGATCTTAACGACACGAACCTGAACGACACTAAAGTTTTCCTCAAGTTCACTCTAGACCTGAAGACCATCCTGATCTCCACGGCGATGGGCTGCATCATGTTCCTGGGGGTTGTACTCTTCTGCTTCATCCTGCTCTTTGTGTGGAGTCGCGGGAGAGGACAGCACAAAAATAATTTCTCCGTTGAATACTCTTTCCGAAAGGTGGACGGACCAGCCACCAGCGGAGGGCAGGGCGGTGCTCGCAAGTTCAACATGAAGATGATTTGA